The stretch of DNA GGAGGAGGAAGGAGAGGGGAGGAAGGAGGAaggaggggggaggaggaggaggaaggagaggggaggagaggggaggaggaaggagaggggaggaggaaggagagggggaggaggaaggagagggggaggggaggaggaaggagagggggagggacggaggaaggagagggggagggacggaggaagggagggggagggacggaggaaggagagggggaggggaggaggaaggagaggggaggggaggaggaaggagagggggaggggaggaggaaggagagggggaggggaggaggaaggagagggggaggggaggaggaaggagaggggggagggggaggggaggaggaaggagagggggaggggaggaggaaggAGAGCCCACAGGATGTGCTGTAAATATCTGGTAGGTCCGGTTCCCACGTATGGGTCTCCTCCCggattgctcggctgtttccatacctACTATAGAAAAGAATAGAGAGACGTGCACATgtgcggccacctctccattcactcTCCCCCGAGATAAGGCAGGCAGTGGTCGTCTCACCGGGCAGGGCTGGATGACCCctattctggagataggtgggatccgcacctatcggacatttatggcatattctatgatgggaataaccctgtAATAACTTGAACGAGTAAAGGTCTCACCTGTGATGTGTACTGGAAAATATCAGCAATGATTCTCATGGACGGCTCTGGGGGAAATATATAGGTGTTCCTAACCATGAACTCCTTCAAGATGTCGTTCTGTATAGTCCCAGTCAGCTTCTCCTGAGGACACCCCTGCTCCTGCCCAGTGACAACGAACATGGCCAGGATAGGGATGACGGCACCATTCATGGTCATGGACACCGACATCTTCTCCAGTGGAATTCCATCGAAAAGCATCTTCGTGTCTTCTACGGTGTCGATGGCCACTCCAGCCATGCCCACATCTCCGTGAACACGAGGGTTGTCAGAGTCGTAACCTCGGTGGGTGGCCAGGTCAAAAGCCACAGATAACCCCTGCTGACCGGCTGCAAGAAACGCACCGTTATGAGAAATCTAGCACCGATTAAGTCTAAACCTGAACTATAAGGAACATAAATAATAATGAGACTCCAGAGCAAAACTCGGAATGAAGCCTCGTTCCATCACGAGGAGAAATATTCAAGAAATTAAAAGAACGCGTTTAACAATCTATTGCCTTTTCTCTCCTTCTACTACACGATGTATTAGTCTCTCAACCTCCATCATCCACAGTGATCATTACCAGTGCTagttgtcctcctcctcctcagacgATCGGCTCTATAGTAGCTGCTGTGTCCTTTGATTGGATTATAAAATGCCAAAGAATCTCACGGTgcatgtaatataaatatatatacacatacagtgaatggccactttattagagaccccCATCTAGTAGGGcgttggacctcctttggccttcagaaccgcaGCAATTCATCGCGGCAGACTCCACAAGGTATTGAAATCGTTCTGCCATGGGATACCAAGGGATGAACTTAGTCGTCAACGCTTAGATAAGTCCTACTGTTCAAACATAAATCCAGAGGCAGAGGATCCAAAGTGCGCCAAGGAAAACGTTCTCCACATCATTAGGATCCCTTTAAACCAGCCAACTTGGAGCGTAAAAACGAGCGCTGGTCAACgagacagctggttgatcggcgctcgtttgctccttccacAGGGAACGGTGATCAGTACGCATGGTGACGAGCGGCTGTTACTAcctcgtccccatacaatattatcatgtcggcagcgcgtctccctgtttacacagggatttgggctgccgacaacgataatacttTGTGCcgaataaacgatacgatcagccgatgaacaagcgtttcaaCAGAATAGTCTAACAAAAAACAAAGCGACAGCGCCATATTTTTGAGTTGACTTTTCTATGATCGTCTGGTAAAGATAATCTGGCACCTATCAGGTCCCTTTGATGCCAAATTAATCCTGTCGCTGCCCCTATACATCTGAAAATAGATACCTGCCATTTTGTGACTATGCCACCAGCAGAGGGACGCACAACAGCAGCGTTCAGACGTTACTCCATCCGTTTAGATACCCACTTACCCCTTATGTTGTCCCTATAGAACTTGTTGCTTTCCTCCACGGTGCTGAATCCAGCGTACTGTCGGATAGTCCAGGGTCTGTGTGTGTACATGGTGGGGTATGGGCCTCGGGTGAATGGATTGACCCCTGGCAGTTCCTCGGGCAGCTCTGTCGTGTCCCTCTTGGTGTAGAGAGGCTTTATCACTATACCCTCTGGCGTGTGCCATCTTAGACTCTCCGGATCTTTTCCTTTCAGCTGTTTCTTGGCCAGAGCTGCCCATTCTGGGTGTAAGGTTTGATGGCTCCGTGCGGAGGGGAGGGGGGCGCTGCTGAGCCGCAGGGGGACTGGCAGCTTGGTGGGACTGAGATGCTGGTTTCCGCAGATCTTCCCCCGCAGCAGATGCTGCACTCTCACCCGCAGCATGATCTGAAGATGACCAGAAGTCCGAGCAGTTGGAGCTGGCAATGCAATGGAGAAGATAATATTACACCATGATTAACCTCTCGGTGATCAGAAAATACAAAAATCACTAATATACAGGCAAACTATTCTGCGGTCTGTGATAGAAAGAATATAACTAGTCGTGTATGTGCAGAAAACTAAAAGGGGACCTCCacacaaacaccagtttacgaatAGATTTAACCTACATAAAGTAGAGTCACTATGTacacacattacttatcctgtactgatcctgagttatatcctgtattatactccagagctgccctcactattctgctggtggagtcactgtgtacatacattacattacttatcctgtattgatcctgagttatatcctgtattatactccagagctgcactcactattctactggtggagtcactgtgtacatacattacattacttatcctgtactgatcctgagttacatcctgtattatactccagagctgcactcactattctgctggtggagtcactgtgtacacacattacattacttatcctgtactgatcctgagttatatcctgtattatactccagagctgccctcactattctgctggtggagtcactgtgtacacacattacattacttatcctgtactgatcctgagttatatcctgtattatactccagagctgccctcactattctgctggtggagtcactgtaaatatacattacttatcctgtactgatcctgagttacagcctgcattgtactccagagctgcactcactattctgctggtggagtcactgtgtacacacattacattacttatcctgcactgatcctgagttacatcctgtattatactccagagctgcactcactattctgctggtggagtcactgtgtacatacattacattacttatcctgtactgatcctgagttatatcctgtattatactccaaagctgcagtcactattctgctggtggagtcactgtaaatatacattacttatcctgtactgatcctgagttacatcctgtattatactccagagctgcactcactattctgctggtggagtcactgtaaatatacattacttatcctgtactgatcctgagttacatcctgtattatactccagagctgc from Rhinoderma darwinii isolate aRhiDar2 unplaced genomic scaffold, aRhiDar2.hap1 Scaffold_957, whole genome shotgun sequence encodes:
- the LOC142733483 gene encoding methylmalonyl-CoA mutase, mitochondrial-like yields the protein MLRVRVQHLLRGKICGNQHLSPTKLPVPLRLSSAPLPSARSHQTLHPEWAALAKKQLKGKDPESLRWHTPEGIVIKPLYTKRDTTELPEELPGVNPFTRGPYPTMYTHRPWTIRQYAGFSTVEESNKFYRDNIRAGQQGLSVAFDLATHRGYDSDNPRVHGDVGMAGVAIDTVEDTKMLFDGIPLEKMSVSMTMNGAVIPILAMFVVTGQEQGCPQEKLTGTIQNDILKEFMVRNTYIFPPEPSMRIIADIFQYTSQ